From Rhodamnia argentea isolate NSW1041297 chromosome 10, ASM2092103v1, whole genome shotgun sequence, a single genomic window includes:
- the LOC115735158 gene encoding fasciclin-like arabinogalactan protein 11 → MMKRQTVLPFACVSIVFLLHLAPVTGQAPATAPTVSPSPTNITAILEKAGQFTIFIRLLKSTLVGDQLSSQLSDKKSNQGFTLFAPTDNAFSSLKSGTLNILSDQQKIQLVQFHVIPSVISLTQFQTVSNPLRTQAGSSDNGQFPLNVTTSGNQVNVTTGIVAARVDNAITSNSKLAIYQVDQVLLPLAMFGSPAPAPPPEIPKKEAAAPSHEPSGSDSSPVDASDAGANSFDSRALASFVVGATLGGVLLF, encoded by the coding sequence ATGATGAAGCGTCAAACAGTACTTCCATTTGCTTGCGTCTCGATAGTATTCCTCCTCCATCTCGCCCCCGTCACCGGCCAAGCTCCTGCGACGGCTCCGACAGTGTCCCCTAGCCCGACCAACATCACCGCGATCCTCGAGAAGGCAGGTCAGTTCACCATCTTCATTAGGCTGCTCAAGAGCACTCTGGTGGGCGACCAACTCAGCTCTCAGCTGAGCGACAAGAAGTCGAACCAGGGCTTCACTCTATTCGCGCCGACCGACAATGCCTTCTCTAGCCTCAAGTCGGGCACGCTGAACATCCTCTCCGATCAGCAGAAGATCCAGCTGGTGCAGTTCCACGTCATCCCTTCCGTCATCTCGCTCACGCAGTTCCAGACCGTCAGCAACCCACTACGGACCCAAGCTGGCAGCAGCGACAACGGCCAGTTTCCGCTCAACGTGACCACATCGGGGAATCAAGTGAATGTAACGACCGGGATTGTGGCCGCAAGAGTCGACAACGCAATAACTAGTAACAGCAAACTGGCGATTTATCAGGTCGATCAGGTGCTGCTTCCGTTGGCCATGTTCGGGTCGCCGGCACCAGCTCCACCGCCGGAGATACCCAAGAAAGAAGCGGCGGCTCCATCGCATGAGCCATCTGGATCGGACAGCTCCCCCGTCGATGCCTCCGATGCAGGAGCCAATAGTTTTGATTCAAGGGCATTGGCTTCGTTTGTTGTCGGTGCTACTTTGGGTGGAGTGCTTCTGTTTTAA
- the LOC115735014 gene encoding F-box/LRR-repeat protein At5g02910-like has protein sequence MEQRRDLDEDYGISRRNKAKGVVENEQQVDRIKDLPDSILIHILSLLPTRDAVRTLIIPSFGGLWASIYNLDFDWCLFHDCSNNLLYTREGCGLLRFAEYVRHTLAFHRGPKICKFCLRFEFSIYHLLDELMSLEPEEQGVMIGAGGARFTYAGEVTRWIEFAVSRNAKILDLDFLACGSLSSTKYELPGFVLQSSFLTELKLVSCDVNSSAKIVMRALKVLYLKEIALNDVPIMNFIDGSPELESLTVLDCHGLRELNCGSHKLRSVMIAPPGCDEPEVKVACPNIKSLAISGWVELLELENLSSLQDASVDCYDCFMSEHLDYFAVQKILEELHQVKVLTMHDRAILFLTVWESTNLPCPSNSWQHLILRTMLTKWHLPGIAKLLRSSPSLEMLDIHIIPGEVPSIVAQEDWLPLYNIREGNYWDSQDGSFGCLTDSLRIVRISGDITKDRAIQIVQFLLRKALVLQKLVICTGPNDCSMAAEELKEFSDKLLSFPRGSPQAVVLFSDE, from the exons ATGGAACAAAGGCGTGATCTTGATGAGGATTATGGAATCAGTAGGAGGAACAAGGCAAAGGGTGTTGTGGAAAACGAGCAACAAGTGGACAGGATCAAGGATTTGCCCGATTCCATTTTGATTCACATCCTCTCGCTTTTACCCACTAGGGATGCGGTGAGAACCCTAATCATCCCCAGCTTTGGCGGCCTCTGGGCTTCGATTTACAATCTGGACTTTGATTGGTGCCTGTTCCACGATTGCTCGAACAATTTGCTGTACACTCGCGAAGGGTGCGGCCTGTTAAGGTTCGCGGAGTATGTTCGCCACACGCTCGCGTTTCACCGAGGTCCCAAGATTTGCAAATTCTGCCTTCGTTTCGAGTTTTCGATATACCACCTACTGGATGAACTGATGTCTCTCGAGCCCGAGGAGCAGGGCGTCATGATTGGGGCTGGGGGAGCTCGTTTCACATATGCAGGTGAGGTCACTCGTTGGATTGAATTTGCGGTGAGCAGGAATGCCAAGATCCTTGATTTGGATTTTCTGGCATGCGGCTCTCTCAGCTCGACTAAATATGAATTGCCTGGTTTTGTTCTCCAGAGCAGCTTCTTAACTGAATTGAAGTTGGTGAGCTGCGACGTGAATTCATCCGCGAAAATTGTCATGAGGGCACTTAAAGTGTTGTATCTTAAGGAAATCGCTTTGAATGATGTTCCAATCATGAATTTTATAGATGGGAGTCCTGAGCTCGAGAGCTTGACTGTTCTGGATTGTCATGGCCTGCGTGAACTAAATTGTGGTTCCCACAAGCTTAGGAGTGTGATGATTGCTCCACCTGGTTGTGATGAGCCAGAAGTTAAAGTTGCCTGTCCAAATATCAAATCACTAGCCATCTCTGGATGGGTTGAGCTTCTGGAACTAGAGAACCTATCATCTCTGCAAGATGCATCTGTAGATTGCTATGATTGTTTCATGAGTGAACATCTGGACTATTTTGCTGTCCAAAAGATTCTGGAGGAGCTCCATCAGGTGAAAGTACTTACAATGCATGACCGAGCAATTCTT TTTCTCACGGTATGGGAGTCGACAAACTTGCCTTGCCCATCCAACAGTTGGCAGCACTTAATTCTTAGGACAATGCTGACCAAATGGCACCTCCCCGGAATAGCGAAATTATTGAGAAGCTCCCCTAGCTTGGAAATGCTAGATATACACATCATCCCAGGCGAAGTGCCTTCCATTGTT GCCCAAGAAGATTGGCTGCCTTTGTACAACATTCGTGAAGGGAACTACTGGGATTCACAAGATGGCTCTTTTGGATGTCTTACCGACAGCCTCAGAATTGTCAGAATATCCGGCGACATAACGAAGGATCGTGCAATTCAAATAGTGCAATTCTTACTCCGTAAGGCACTGGTTTTACAGAAGCTTGTCATCTGTACAGGGCCGAATGATTGTTCCATGGCAGCCGAGGAACTAAAGGAATTTTCCGACAAGTTGTTGAGTTTTCCTAGAGGTTCTCCTCAAGCTGTAGTTTTGTTTTCTGATGAATGA
- the LOC115735025 gene encoding putative F-box protein At1g49610 — MEQRRDLDEDYGISRRNKAKGVVENEQQVDRIKDLPDSILIHILSLLPTRDAVRTLIIPSFGGLWTSIYNLDFDWCLFHDCSDNLLCGYEGCGLLRFAEFVRRALALHRGPKICKFRLRFEFSIYHLVDELMSLEPEEQSIMIRTCGARLTYAGEVTRWIEFAVNRNAKILDLDFMACGSLSPTKYELPGFVLQSSFLTELKLVSCDVNSSAKIVMRALKVLYLKEIDLNDVPIMNFLDGSPELESLTVLDCHGLRELNCASHKLKSVMIAPPGCAEPSVKVACPNIKSLDISGWIELLELENLSSLQDASVDCYDCFTSEHMEYYDVLKILEELHQVKVLTMHHQAILFLTVWESTNLPCPSNSWQHLILRTMLTKWHLPGIAKLLRSSLCLEMLDIHIIPGEVPSIVAQEDWLPLYNIREGNYWDSQDGSFGCLTDSLRIVKISGDITKDHAIQIVQFLLRKALVLQKLVICTGPNDCSMAAEELKEFSDKLLSFPRGSPQAVVLFSDE, encoded by the exons ATGGAACAAAGGCGTGATCTTGATGAGGATTATGGAATCAGTAGGAGGAACAAGGCAAAGGGCGTTGTGGAAAACGAGCAACAAGTGGACAGGATCAAGGATTTGCCCGATTCCATTTTGATTCACATCCTCTCGCTTTTACCCACTAGGGATGCGGTGAGAACCCTAATCATCCCCAGCTTTGGCGGCCTCTGGACTTCGATTTACAATCTGGACTTTGATTGGTGCCTGTTCCACGATTGCTCGGACAATTTGCTATGCGGTTACGAAGGGTGCGGCCTGTTAAGGTTTGCGGAGTTTGTTCGCCGCGCGCTTGCGCTTCACCGAGGTCCCAAGATTTGCAAATTCCGCCTTCGTTTCGAGTTTTCGATATACCACCTTGTGGATGAACTGATGTCTCTTGAGCCCGAGGAGCAGAGCATCATGATTAGGACTTGTGGGGCTCGTTTGACATATGCAGGTGAGGTCACTCGTTGGATTGAATTTGCGGTAAATAGGAATGCCAAGATCCTTGATTTGGATTTTATGGCATGCGGCTCTCTCAGCCCGACTAAATATGAATTGCCTGGTTTTGTGCTCCAGAGCAGCTTCTTAACTGAATTGAAGTTGGTGAGCTGCGACGTGAATTCATCTGCGAAAATTGTCATGAGGGCACTTAAAGTATTGTATCTTAAGGAAATCGATTTGAATGATGTTCCAATCATGAATTTTTTAGATGGGAGTCCAGAGCTCGAAAGCTTGACTGTTCTGGATTGTCATGGCCTGCGTGAACTAAATTGTGCTTCCCACAAACTTAAGAGTGTGATGATTGCTCCACCTGGGTGTGCTGAGCCAAGTGTTAAAGTTGCCTGTCCAAATATCAAATCACTAGACATCTCTGGATGGATTGAGCTTCTGGAACTTGAGAACCTATCATCTCTGCAAGATGCATCCGTAGATTGCTATGATTGTTTCACGAGTGAACATATGGAATATTATGATGTCCTAAAGATTCTGGAGGAGCTCCATCAGGTGAAAGTACTTACAATGCATCACCAAGCAATTCTT TTTCTCACGGTATGGGAGTCGACAAACTTGCCTTGCCCATCCAACAGTTGGCAGCACTTAATTCTTAGGACAATGCTGACCAAATGGCACCTCCCCGGAATAGCGAAATTATTGAGAAGCTCCCTTTGCTTGGAAATGCTAGATATACACATCATCCCAGGCGAAGTGCCTTCCATTGTT GCCCAAGAAGATTGGCTGCCTTTGTACAACATTCGTGAAGGGAACTACTGGGATTCACAAGATGGCTCTTTTGGATGTCTTACCGACAGCCTCAGAATTGTCAAAATATCCGGCGACATAACGAAGGATCATGCGATTCAAATAGTGCAATTCTTACTCCGTAAGGCACTGGTTTTACAGAAGCTTGTCATCTGTACAGGGCCGAATGATTGTTCCATGGCAGCCGAGGAACTAAAGGAATTTTCCGACAAGTTGTTGAGTTTTCCTAGAGGTTCTCCTCAAGCTGTAGTTTTGTTTTCTGATGAATGA
- the LOC115735172 gene encoding zinc finger protein JACKDAW-like gives MQMMSGDPFCLPNLVGVFDEAHNPNPNPNKPATNAGAKKKRNLPGTPDPDAEVIALSPKSLMATNRFVCEICNKGFQRDQNLQLHRRGHNLPWKLRQRSNKEVVKKKVYICPEKTCVHHDPSRALGDLTGIKKHFSRKHGEKKWKCEKCSKKYAVQSDWKAHSKTCGTREYKCDCGTLFSRKDSFITHRAFCDALAEESARFSSVSSTNLSFSNNAVNETTVGAHSNLPLHGFGNNRGVQDVAGVSLPALQQKSRMSQWINPANPVLNPGDILSSNPNHACLSEMVQIGNANGNSLFGSSPMTNFGSNKQFSAFEKTNLTLSAFRQGLKDQAGSNKGNLFETSLYSDSQTKPSAALMSATALLQKAAQMGSARSNPGSLFKESFGVMSSSSSSNTTAFDVLGQSPNDFSSQFINQSMMSKQQESFAVSVGGMSNLSDSIPNLSSSTTTRSTTTAATNSLQLNTTRDFLGMGGGAGGPPFSPQELAKFASMSSAMGFGQFVGNN, from the exons ATGCAAATGATGTCTGGTGATCCTTTTTGCCTACCAAACTTAGTAGGCGTTTTCGATGAAGCTCACAAcccaaaccctaaccctaacaaACCTGCCACTAACGCAGGagccaagaagaagagaaatttgCCAGGAACACCAG ATCCAGATGCAGAGGTCATCGCGCTATCGCCAAAGTCGCTCATGGCGACCAACAGGTTCGTCTGCGAGATATGCAACAAGGGCTTCCAGAGGGACCAGAACCTGCAGCTCCACCGGAGGGGCCACAACCTGCCGTGGAAGCTCCGGCAGAGAAGCAACAAGGAGGTCGTCAAGAAGAAGGTGTACATATGCCCCGAGAAGACGTGCGTGCACCACGACCCGTCCAGGGCGCTCGGGGACCTCACCGGGATCAAGAAGCACTTCAGCCGGAAGCATGGCGAGAAGAAGTGGAAGTGCGAGAAGTGCTCGAAGAAGTATGCGGTCCAGTCAGATTGGAAGGCCCACTCCAAGACCTGCGGGACTCGAGAGTACAAGTGCGATTGCGGAACCCTCTTTTCCAG GAAAGACAGTTTCATCACCCACAGGGCTTTCTGTGACGCCTTAGCCGAAGAGAGTGCAAGATTCTCTTCAGTTTCATCCACTAATCTGAGCTTCTCGAACAACGCCGTGAACGAGACGACCGTCGGCGCTCACTCTAACTTACCACTGCATGGGTTCGGCAACAACCGAGGAGTTCAAGATGTCGCCGGAGTTTCTCTCCCGGCACTTCAGCAGAAATCAAGAATGTCTCAGTGGATCAACCCGGCGAACCCCGTGCTGAACCCCGGCGACATCTTATCGAGTAATCCCAACCACGCATGTCTGAGTGAGATGGTGCAAATCGGGAATGCGAACGGTAATAGCCTCTTCGGCTCATCTCCCATGACCAACTTTGGAAGCAACAAGCAATTCTCGGCTTTCGAAAAGACCAACTTGACCCTATCGGCGTTTCGGCAAGGACTGAAAGATCAAGCTGGGAGCAACAAAGGGAACTTATTTGAGACGTCGCTCTACTCCGATTCCCAGACAAAACCCTCGGCCGCTCTCATGTCCGCCACAGCACTCCTACAGAAGGCGGCCCAAATGGGGTCCGCTCGGAGCAACCCGGGTTCACTCTTCAAGGAGAGTTTCGGCGTGATGAGCTCGTCGTCCTCGTCGAACACGACCGCGTTCGACGTCCTTGGCCAGAGCCCAAACGACTTCTCATCTCAGTTCATCAACCAGAGCATGATGAGTAAGCAGCAGGAGAGCTTTGCCGTGTCGGTCGGCGGGATGAGTAATCTGAGCGACTCCATTCCCAATTTGAGCTCGTCGACGACCACTAGATCGACAACAACCGCGGCGACGAACAGCCTACAGCTCAACACGACGAGGGATTTTCTTGGGATGGGCGGAGGCGCGGGCGGTCCTCCATTCTCGCCGCAAGAGCTCGCCAAGTTCGCGTCGATGAGCTCGGCCATGGGCTTCGGCCAATTCGTCGGAAACAACTAG